From a region of the Candidatus Auribacterota bacterium genome:
- a CDS encoding glycosyltransferase family 39 protein, with product MSIANVIRTPLNIAYSFLRAREMPRSVDILILLLLFGFSFFYGLGQNPLVEPDEARYAEIPREMIELSDFVTPHLNYVKYFDKPPLYYWLNVLSLHVFGHTEFAVRFFSSLAGLAGILLTWFIARKLYGRRAGLLSALILGTSVGYLVQGRLNIIDMTLTCLMTSGLGFLLLASREGEPRAIFYYHLSYACMALAVLAKGPIGVVLPAGIFIIYLFFSRRWKLLKELRLATGTALFLLICAPWFILVSVRNPEFVRFFFVREHLVRFLTTSHNRYEPFWFFIPVLFGCMFPWSCFFPAAASRVIRKTQNTEHDSDLFLAVWAGAIILFYSLSASKLVTYILPAFPAMAILTGKTLSALMDEGCRSFKKEARFLQVILLSGAAAVFSYPLLGHTRYLSAVGGAVYALLLLVEALFVTSSIRNSSMVCLLLGLCLMTHMEGVVGPNHILHAMIRERSVKELALIVKERARPEDKVCTYGFYAQDLPFYTERRVICVDVGGDLEFGSMQGDQSSWFLGYSDFYRLWDSEGRLFTLIDEDDIEGVREKVRTPIRFLGQEGDRLLIFNR from the coding sequence ATGTCGATAGCGAATGTGATCAGAACTCCCCTGAATATCGCTTATTCCTTCCTTCGCGCGAGGGAGATGCCGCGCAGTGTGGATATCCTGATCCTCCTGCTGTTATTCGGATTTTCCTTTTTTTACGGCCTTGGGCAAAATCCGCTCGTAGAGCCCGATGAGGCCAGATACGCCGAGATCCCAAGGGAAATGATCGAGCTCAGTGATTTTGTCACTCCCCACCTTAACTATGTAAAATATTTTGACAAACCCCCCCTGTACTACTGGCTGAACGTTCTGTCGTTGCATGTGTTCGGACACACCGAATTCGCGGTTCGTTTTTTCAGCTCGCTCGCCGGCCTTGCGGGAATTCTTCTCACCTGGTTCATAGCGCGGAAGCTCTACGGCCGGAGGGCCGGGCTGCTGAGCGCACTGATCCTGGGAACCTCCGTTGGTTATCTCGTCCAGGGGAGACTCAATATTATTGATATGACCCTCACCTGCCTCATGACCTCGGGCCTCGGCTTCTTGCTCCTGGCGTCGCGCGAGGGCGAGCCGCGCGCAATTTTTTACTACCACCTCTCCTACGCATGCATGGCTCTCGCGGTATTGGCGAAAGGGCCCATCGGGGTCGTGCTGCCCGCCGGTATATTTATTATTTATCTATTCTTCTCACGGCGGTGGAAACTGTTAAAGGAGCTGCGGCTCGCCACCGGCACGGCGCTCTTCTTATTGATATGCGCACCCTGGTTTATCCTGGTCTCCGTCAGGAATCCAGAGTTTGTGCGGTTCTTCTTTGTTCGAGAGCATCTGGTGCGTTTCCTCACCACCTCCCACAATCGTTACGAACCTTTCTGGTTTTTTATCCCTGTCCTGTTCGGTTGCATGTTCCCATGGTCGTGTTTCTTCCCCGCAGCCGCCTCCAGGGTAATCCGTAAAACTCAAAATACGGAGCATGACTCCGATCTGTTCCTCGCGGTGTGGGCCGGCGCCATCATTCTATTTTATTCACTCTCAGCCTCAAAGCTGGTCACCTATATCCTCCCCGCCTTCCCGGCGATGGCGATCCTCACGGGGAAAACCCTGTCCGCCCTCATGGATGAGGGCTGTCGATCATTCAAGAAGGAAGCGCGCTTTCTTCAAGTTATTCTCCTGAGCGGCGCCGCCGCGGTCTTCTCGTATCCCCTCCTCGGGCATACGCGGTACCTCAGCGCTGTCGGCGGCGCGGTATACGCGCTCCTGCTCCTCGTGGAGGCCTTATTTGTAACTTCCTCTATTAGAAATTCTAGTATGGTGTGCCTTTTGCTCGGCCTGTGCCTGATGACGCACATGGAGGGAGTGGTCGGCCCGAACCATATCCTCCATGCAATGATCCGCGAAAGATCCGTTAAAGAGCTCGCGCTGATCGTGAAGGAAAGAGCGCGGCCGGAGGACAAGGTATGCACCTACGGCTTCTATGCGCAGGATTTGCCTTTTTATACGGAGAGACGGGTTATCTGCGTTGATGTGGGGGGTGACCTTGAGTTTGGGAGCATGCAGGGTGATCAATCCTCGTGGTTCCTCGGCTATTCAGACTTTTACAGGCTCTGGGATTCAGAGGGCCGCCTCTTCACATTAATTGACGAGGATGATATCGAAGGAGTCAGGGAAAAGGTCAGAACGCCCATAAGATTCCTGGGCCAAGAAGGGGACAGGTTGCTCATATTCAACCGATAA
- a CDS encoding HAMP domain-containing sensor histidine kinase, which yields MLSSVSSRLTLWYTALFAVLSLTAFTIIYAMLKTNLSQRMDESLLNEAREFEIIYQTQGAAALGDEFRREAESEGTKRVFFRLLSPRSAECISSDLSGWTGLDPMPPEWANLRSDTALFKTISLPGHPHDTRVIYKKAARGTVIQIGYTRKDDDELIAHYRIIFETGISAMLLLGGVVGLYMAKKAMRGVERVTRFATRIGKGDFALRVALGDEGREIADLATAFNNMLERIQSLVTELQEVTNGIAHDIRSPLTRIRGIAETTLTAPPHIDAYQEMTGIIIEECDRLMGMINTTLEIAETESGSATLPKTLVDLTTLVKTAHELFRPLAEDKGILFDIDVPPETLFTLGDLSRLQRALAHLVDNAIKYTPEGGRLAISAKANRTNVHISVADSGIGINQRDLPHVFERFYRGDKSRSTPGNGLGLSLAQAIVRAHGGEITATSSHGTGSSFTITIARVSPVS from the coding sequence ATGCTCTCTAGTGTTTCCTCTCGTCTCACGCTATGGTATACGGCTCTCTTCGCCGTATTATCACTCACCGCCTTCACCATCATTTATGCCATGCTGAAAACAAATCTCAGCCAGCGGATGGATGAGTCCCTCCTCAATGAAGCAAGAGAATTCGAAATCATCTATCAGACCCAAGGGGCTGCGGCATTGGGGGATGAATTCCGCAGGGAAGCGGAGTCGGAGGGCACGAAGAGGGTGTTCTTCAGGCTTCTCTCCCCCCGGTCCGCGGAATGCATTTCCTCTGATCTGAGCGGATGGACGGGGCTCGATCCCATGCCCCCCGAATGGGCGAACCTGCGTTCGGATACCGCGCTGTTCAAAACCATCTCTCTGCCCGGCCACCCTCACGACACCAGAGTCATATACAAGAAAGCGGCTCGCGGCACCGTCATCCAAATTGGTTATACGCGCAAGGACGATGATGAACTGATTGCGCATTATCGAATAATCTTCGAGACCGGCATCTCCGCGATGCTGCTCCTCGGTGGCGTCGTGGGATTGTATATGGCCAAGAAGGCCATGCGCGGCGTTGAACGCGTTACACGGTTCGCGACGCGCATTGGGAAAGGGGATTTTGCCCTGCGCGTCGCACTCGGCGACGAAGGCAGGGAGATTGCCGATCTTGCCACGGCGTTTAACAACATGTTGGAGCGGATTCAGTCGCTTGTCACAGAGCTACAAGAAGTGACCAACGGCATCGCGCACGATATCCGCAGCCCGCTCACGCGGATTCGCGGCATCGCTGAGACGACATTGACCGCCCCACCGCACATTGATGCATATCAGGAAATGACGGGAATAATTATTGAAGAATGCGACCGTCTCATGGGAATGATCAATACCACACTGGAAATTGCAGAAACTGAATCGGGATCTGCCACATTACCGAAAACCCTCGTCGATTTGACCACCCTTGTCAAGACCGCTCATGAATTATTCCGCCCCCTTGCGGAAGATAAGGGTATCCTTTTTGACATTGATGTCCCACCGGAAACGCTTTTCACCCTGGGTGATTTATCACGTCTCCAACGGGCATTAGCACACCTGGTAGACAATGCCATAAAATATACCCCCGAGGGGGGGCGATTGGCAATTTCCGCCAAAGCTAATCGCACGAATGTGCACATCTCTGTCGCCGACTCGGGCATCGGAATAAATCAACGGGACCTGCCCCATGTCTTCGAGCGCTTCTACCGTGGAGACAAAAGCCGCTCCACGCCGGGGAATGGGCTTGGGCTCAGCCTCGCCCAGGCGATCGTACGGGCACATGGCGGAGAAATCACCGCAACGAGCAGCCACGGCACCGGGAGTTCTTTCACCATAACCATCGCGCGTGTATCCCCAGTAAGCTGA
- a CDS encoding response regulator transcription factor — protein sequence MRILLVEDDTRTASFIIKGLKQACFIVNHATDGESGLHQALTQSYDAAVVDIMLPKMDGLALVNELRKRKNKTPVIVLSAKSSVDDRITGLHAGGDDYLVKPFAFSELLARIQSLIRRATSVAEPTSLTVGNLTIDLLKRKVFRSEKEIELQPREFALLEYLMRNTGRVVSKTMIMEHVWDYQFDPHTNIIEARICRLRDKIDRSFEPTLIHTIRGVGYVIEEKAHHAL from the coding sequence ATGAGAATTCTCCTCGTTGAGGATGATACGCGGACGGCATCTTTCATAATCAAGGGTCTGAAACAGGCCTGCTTTATTGTGAATCACGCCACTGATGGCGAATCGGGCCTGCATCAGGCGCTCACACAATCCTATGATGCCGCCGTGGTCGATATCATGCTCCCCAAAATGGACGGGCTGGCATTGGTGAATGAACTGCGAAAAAGAAAGAACAAGACTCCCGTCATCGTCCTCAGTGCAAAAAGTTCTGTCGATGATCGTATCACAGGCCTCCACGCCGGAGGGGATGACTATCTCGTCAAGCCTTTTGCATTCTCCGAGTTGCTGGCGCGTATTCAATCCCTCATTCGCAGGGCCACGTCCGTCGCCGAACCAACGAGCCTCACGGTGGGCAACCTGACGATCGATCTCCTCAAGCGGAAAGTCTTCCGCTCGGAGAAAGAAATCGAGCTTCAGCCACGGGAATTCGCGCTGCTTGAGTATCTCATGCGCAATACAGGACGGGTCGTTTCAAAAACAATGATCATGGAGCACGTGTGGGATTATCAGTTCGACCCCCACACGAACATCATTGAGGCGCGAATCTGCCGCCTCCGAGATAAGATCGACCGATCGTTCGAGCCCACGCTCATCCATACCATTCGCGGTGTCGGTTATGTGATCGAGGAGAAAGCGCATCATGCTCTCTAG
- a CDS encoding cation:dicarboxylase symporter family transporter: MRKTVQILAGLAAGVLCGLFFGDMCRVLEPVGTAFIKLMQMAVIPYVVVSLIGSIGDLNKSEAKKVARKGGLLLVSLWILGIVIFFSMQFAFPPRMSASFYSAGEVTRPEPVNLVDTFIPANPFRALADGILPAIVLFSVFLGVALIGAKEKKPLLDILGILTASLSRIMGFIMAIVPYGVFAVTAHAVGTLSFETLYLLQFFCESYLVLNLVLIFAVLPLFLSLFTGFRYRDIIYACGGALVLSFSAQKTFIALPLIERGVRELFAKDQAGEAKAGTYAEVLLPIAYNFPTYGDFAPFLFVIFVGWLYDAPLSIARQLHCALAGVFSFFGSSKAAVPFLLTLARLPEDAYELYISSSALNSHFGAALSCMFLFSFTAACVALLSGAFRVRLRRVVSTAAVLIVVLATAIAGLRLGFSHLLRGAYRGDEAVAGKEMPTLADGTRISDTVSAKVYRTIEEFRSQHPHGDDDSHDVLERIKDRGALRVGYNEDALPFAFFNKKRELVGYDAQMAYELASFMGVQRVEFIPIIYGELDEALNSGRCDIIMAGAVITPERLKKMKFSSSHMTSHLAFVVPDYRKDEFSSLEDVRERNDVTIAVMKGTASEEILPHLFPRARVVRLDADRDFFSGKKGDALLTTEEEGAPWTLLYPFYRVAAFGPHEGAKYLHAYPVAMDSDESFLRFVNAFLDMQRAHGALQQKYEYWVLGKNPYRKRQRWSVIRDVLHWVK; this comes from the coding sequence ATGCGCAAGACGGTGCAAATTCTCGCGGGGCTCGCCGCTGGCGTCCTCTGCGGGCTGTTTTTTGGAGACATGTGCCGGGTCCTCGAGCCCGTCGGGACCGCCTTTATCAAGCTCATGCAGATGGCGGTGATCCCCTACGTGGTGGTGTCGCTGATCGGCAGCATCGGCGATCTGAACAAGTCGGAAGCCAAAAAGGTCGCGCGGAAGGGCGGGTTGCTCCTGGTATCCCTCTGGATTCTGGGAATCGTCATTTTCTTTTCCATGCAGTTCGCCTTCCCGCCGCGGATGAGCGCCTCATTCTACAGCGCAGGCGAGGTCACCCGTCCGGAGCCGGTCAACCTGGTTGACACCTTCATCCCCGCCAACCCGTTCAGGGCCCTCGCCGACGGGATACTGCCGGCGATCGTCCTCTTTTCAGTCTTCCTCGGCGTCGCGCTCATCGGGGCGAAAGAAAAAAAACCGCTCCTCGATATACTTGGCATCCTTACGGCGTCCCTGTCCCGCATCATGGGATTCATCATGGCGATCGTGCCGTACGGCGTCTTCGCCGTCACCGCCCACGCCGTGGGTACGCTCTCGTTTGAGACGCTCTACCTGCTCCAATTTTTCTGCGAGTCCTACCTCGTGCTCAATCTGGTTTTGATATTTGCCGTTCTCCCCCTGTTCCTCTCCCTCTTCACGGGCTTCCGCTACAGGGATATTATCTACGCATGCGGCGGCGCGCTGGTCCTCTCGTTCTCGGCGCAGAAGACGTTTATCGCCCTCCCCCTGATCGAACGGGGCGTGCGGGAGCTCTTTGCGAAAGATCAGGCCGGGGAGGCGAAGGCGGGCACCTATGCCGAGGTGCTGCTCCCCATCGCCTACAACTTCCCCACCTATGGCGACTTCGCGCCATTCCTGTTTGTCATTTTCGTGGGCTGGCTCTATGATGCACCGCTGAGCATCGCCCGACAGCTCCACTGCGCCCTCGCCGGCGTTTTCAGTTTCTTCGGGTCCTCAAAAGCGGCCGTCCCTTTCTTGCTGACGCTCGCGCGCCTGCCGGAGGACGCGTATGAGCTGTACATCAGTTCCTCCGCGCTCAACAGCCATTTCGGCGCCGCGCTTTCGTGCATGTTCCTCTTCTCATTCACCGCAGCCTGCGTCGCCCTTCTTTCGGGCGCCTTCAGGGTGCGGCTGCGGAGGGTTGTATCCACCGCCGCTGTCCTCATCGTCGTGCTCGCAACAGCCATCGCGGGCCTTCGACTCGGCTTCTCGCACCTGTTGAGGGGCGCCTACCGCGGCGATGAGGCCGTGGCGGGGAAGGAAATGCCCACGCTGGCAGACGGTACGAGGATCTCCGATACGGTATCAGCGAAGGTGTATCGCACCATCGAGGAGTTCAGATCGCAGCATCCGCATGGGGATGATGACTCTCATGACGTCCTCGAACGCATCAAGGATCGCGGCGCGCTGCGCGTCGGCTACAACGAGGACGCCCTCCCCTTTGCCTTCTTCAACAAGAAGAGGGAGCTCGTCGGCTACGACGCGCAGATGGCATATGAGCTGGCATCTTTCATGGGCGTCCAGCGGGTGGAGTTCATCCCCATCATCTATGGGGAACTTGACGAAGCCCTCAACAGCGGACGATGCGATATCATCATGGCCGGTGCCGTCATCACTCCGGAGCGGCTCAAGAAGATGAAATTTTCTTCGTCCCACATGACGTCGCACCTCGCATTTGTGGTTCCTGATTATCGGAAGGATGAATTTTCTTCGCTGGAAGATGTCCGCGAGAGGAATGATGTGACAATTGCGGTGATGAAGGGGACAGCCAGCGAGGAGATTCTGCCTCACCTGTTCCCGCGGGCGCGCGTCGTCCGGCTTGATGCCGACAGGGATTTTTTCTCAGGCAAGAAAGGGGACGCGCTCCTCACGACAGAGGAGGAGGGAGCGCCCTGGACACTCCTGTACCCGTTCTATCGCGTCGCCGCGTTCGGACCGCACGAGGGCGCAAAGTATCTGCACGCATACCCGGTCGCGATGGATAGCGATGAATCATTCCTGCGCTTCGTGAACGCCTTCCTTGACATGCAGCGGGCGCACGGAGCGCTCCAGCAGAAGTACGAATACTGGGTCCTGGGGAAGAACCCGTACAGGAAGCGCCAGCGCTGGTCGGTGATAAGGGATGTGCTGCACTGGGTGAAGTAG
- a CDS encoding transposase produces MPSYARRYQLERSLIYHAFNRSNMRVPIFHTDDDYLHFMKLLKKYSERFFLKIYHWVILSNHFHILFQLKDALMVPKVMAGLDRSYTHYHHRNYGSSGFLWQGRFKLQAVQKERYLIACGRYIERNPVRAGCVQNAWEYPYSSARFYCMGLSDNITSEDPAYEGSGLDRAQRSQGYRNFLQDDDAAEESLFRNNEAPLGDEWFVARLQKIAGRYYPQRKGRLRREDCRMAR; encoded by the coding sequence ATGCCCTCATATGCCAGGAGATATCAATTGGAGAGGTCGCTGATTTACCACGCGTTCAACAGGAGCAATATGCGCGTTCCCATTTTCCACACGGATGATGATTACCTCCATTTTATGAAGCTATTGAAAAAATATAGCGAGAGGTTCTTTTTAAAAATATACCACTGGGTAATTCTCTCAAACCATTTTCACATTTTATTTCAACTTAAGGATGCGCTGATGGTTCCAAAAGTTATGGCGGGGCTGGATCGCTCGTACACGCACTATCACCACAGAAATTATGGAAGCTCCGGCTTCCTCTGGCAGGGCAGGTTCAAACTTCAGGCGGTGCAGAAAGAACGTTACTTGATTGCATGTGGCAGGTACATCGAGAGGAATCCGGTGCGCGCGGGATGCGTTCAAAATGCGTGGGAATATCCATACAGCAGCGCGCGCTTTTACTGCATGGGGCTATCGGACAACATCACAAGCGAGGATCCCGCATATGAGGGATCCGGACTCGACCGTGCTCAGAGATCGCAGGGTTATCGCAATTTTCTGCAAGACGATGATGCAGCTGAGGAATCGCTGTTTCGCAATAATGAAGCACCTCTGGGTGATGAATGGTTTGTGGCACGCTTGCAGAAAATAGCCGGCCGCTATTATCCTCAGCGAAAAGGAAGATTGCGGAGGGAAGATTGTCGCATGGCGAGATGA
- a CDS encoding DUF5666 domain-containing protein: MKGCACCVLVLVLISLAYADDGIQGKITAIDATGGTIEVSGVKVIAKRAVIENLADMKCTLADLKVGDSVDVDGTLTGAGEMTAREIDQEHAVVDQIEGRLASRDNAARTLTVSGVTVKVPATALVEDTHDRPITLEGLTPGSRIDCEGTWTGPRELTATRVEAD; this comes from the coding sequence ATGAAAGGATGTGCGTGTTGCGTCCTCGTGCTGGTGTTGATTTCACTGGCATACGCGGACGACGGTATCCAGGGGAAGATAACCGCGATCGATGCCACGGGCGGCACGATTGAAGTCTCCGGAGTGAAGGTCATCGCGAAAAGAGCGGTGATCGAAAACCTGGCCGACATGAAATGCACGCTCGCGGACCTCAAGGTGGGAGACAGCGTGGATGTCGACGGCACCCTCACCGGCGCCGGAGAAATGACCGCGAGGGAGATCGACCAGGAACACGCCGTCGTCGATCAGATCGAAGGACGGCTGGCATCTCGCGACAACGCCGCGCGGACGCTGACGGTCAGCGGCGTCACGGTCAAGGTTCCCGCAACTGCGCTTGTTGAAGATACGCACGACAGGCCGATCACGCTCGAAGGGCTGACGCCCGGATCTCGCATAGATTGCGAGGGGACATGGACAGGCCCACGCGAGCTCACCGCCACCAGGGTTGAAGCAGACTAG
- a CDS encoding sodium:solute symporter: MVGVVAYGCYFVRRSRATDAFMRAGGTLPGWIVGLSIFGTYVSSISFLALPGKAFSGNWNAFAFSLALPLAAWVSARYFVPFYRNRGHISAYYHLENRFGLWARSYAVFCYLLTQMARVGSIMYLLALPLNVLLGWEMRLIILLTGGLVTLYTLLGGIEGVIYTDAVQSIVLIAGALACVVLIPLTMPEGPSQLFRIAIQHYKFSLGSFGPSLVESTFWVVLLYGIFMNLQNFAIDQSYVQRYLTAKSEREAKKSVWLSALLYIPVSAFFFFIGTALFAYYTAQPALLPAAIQAEAASGKGDTVFPFFMVHALPPGMAGLLIAAVFAAAMSTISSSLNCSATLTLCDVYRRFIRPEAGERESMGVLYASTFLWGLVGTGVALAMIHIRSALDTWWTLSGIFGGGILGLFLLGYIGRGVKGAAAMAAVAVGVLAITWMTLSPHAARLPGSLRNPLNQFMIPVVGTVTIMLVGFLLTAILSRRRGTQITPSGTPPLNKGSRSDS; encoded by the coding sequence ATGGTGGGCGTGGTCGCCTACGGCTGCTACTTTGTGCGGCGGAGCCGCGCCACGGACGCGTTCATGAGGGCGGGAGGAACGCTCCCCGGCTGGATCGTCGGCCTCTCCATCTTCGGCACCTATGTCAGCAGCATCAGTTTTTTGGCGCTGCCCGGAAAAGCGTTCTCCGGCAACTGGAACGCGTTCGCATTCAGCCTGGCCCTTCCGCTCGCGGCATGGGTCAGCGCCCGCTATTTCGTCCCGTTCTATCGAAACCGCGGCCACATCTCCGCGTACTACCACCTCGAAAACAGGTTCGGCCTCTGGGCCCGCAGCTACGCCGTGTTCTGTTACCTGCTGACACAGATGGCGCGGGTGGGATCGATCATGTACCTGCTCGCGCTTCCCCTGAACGTGCTGCTCGGCTGGGAGATGCGGCTGATCATCCTTCTGACGGGAGGGCTCGTCACGCTCTACACGCTGCTGGGCGGCATCGAGGGGGTGATCTACACGGACGCGGTGCAGAGCATCGTGCTGATCGCGGGGGCGCTGGCGTGCGTGGTGCTGATCCCGCTCACCATGCCGGAGGGACCGTCACAGCTATTTCGCATCGCGATCCAGCATTACAAGTTCAGTCTCGGCAGCTTCGGGCCGAGCCTTGTCGAGTCCACCTTCTGGGTCGTGCTGCTCTACGGCATCTTCATGAACCTCCAGAATTTTGCGATCGACCAGAGCTACGTCCAGCGCTATCTGACGGCGAAATCAGAGCGCGAGGCGAAGAAGTCGGTCTGGCTCAGCGCGCTGCTCTATATTCCTGTGTCCGCATTCTTCTTTTTCATCGGCACGGCGCTCTTCGCCTACTACACCGCGCAGCCGGCGTTACTACCGGCGGCAATCCAGGCTGAGGCAGCCTCGGGCAAGGGGGACACGGTGTTCCCCTTTTTCATGGTGCACGCGCTGCCGCCCGGGATGGCGGGTCTCCTCATCGCCGCGGTCTTCGCAGCGGCGATGAGCACCATCAGCAGCAGCCTCAACTGCTCGGCCACGCTGACGCTCTGCGATGTGTACAGGCGCTTTATCAGGCCCGAGGCCGGGGAGCGGGAGTCGATGGGGGTCTTGTACGCGAGCACCTTCCTCTGGGGGCTCGTCGGGACGGGCGTCGCCCTCGCGATGATCCATATCAGGAGCGCCCTCGATACGTGGTGGACGCTCTCGGGCATCTTCGGGGGGGGCATACTGGGGCTGTTTCTCCTCGGCTATATCGGACGCGGGGTGAAGGGCGCCGCGGCGATGGCGGCGGTGGCCGTCGGCGTCCTCGCCATCACCTGGATGACGCTCTCTCCCCATGCCGCGCGCCTGCCGGGATCATTGCGCAATCCGCTGAACCAGTTTATGATCCCGGTAGTGGGGACCGTGACCATCATGTTGGTCGGGTTTCTGCTCACGGCAATACTGAGCCGCAGACGCGGAACACAAATTACTCCCTCCGGGACTCCTCCCCTCAACAAAGGTTCCCGGTCCGACTCCTGA
- a CDS encoding glycosyltransferase family 39 protein, translated as MKIAGNRWLTVALDLLIALTAGIILYVFLVGGITIQVGGAVPGLGRAKLTCNKLVNPSLFLLFLLLLRAITSRPAPISRLRRWCTTNTRTILLTLLVALTASIPRLWNLNGHSLAPDELEWRDGGTRLITGLRAREFKMATEHLYYPGVIPSALIGASYVYLGKETSPLSADLIHPIVALRLPIALLGIATCIAVYLIGRIAFGGAVSFWAAVFLALLPEHIAISRIAHVDCALTLFFTLAVLCYLVYAHSLRLKWKVASAVFFGCALLTKSTAMLIPLILLAWKTCVCVYDRRGRLRFWEASDLGWLGVGLVIYFSLYTRLWHEPHELIWIKFVRRLPPAGVLIAVVNWVSRFPWAQGGGALLCVYILITAAGRAMRGGPPSPRKAAHPVCVGILLTIVCLGFVQVFRKPMVNALLFISTTYHFGDAGHLKYWMGNVVLSPPRWFYLFMLLICTPPLVLVLLICGIVRGCAVLWKRGDGWSAHLLSLLVSLLFIAAMSSSHKMAIRYSAPTYPFICLLSALGLTGIINAIAGSRRAWRPTLHALAGVIIVTSCGIPLARVAPYYDIYCNICIGGLAGASRCISIGHGLGTREAVEYLKSRVKSGDSIYVVGLHGEFRYYWDHEGPGPACGVRINQTSPPHVDWLVIPLGHRMRGLADEELRLTPRRTKVHAVTKCGIDFLDIYRVEGMPAGESNL; from the coding sequence ATGAAAATTGCCGGCAACAGATGGCTCACTGTCGCGCTGGATCTCCTCATTGCGCTCACCGCCGGCATCATCCTCTATGTGTTCCTGGTGGGTGGCATCACGATTCAGGTCGGCGGGGCGGTCCCCGGGCTCGGAAGGGCGAAACTCACCTGCAATAAGCTCGTCAATCCGTCCCTCTTCTTGCTCTTCCTGCTCCTCCTCAGAGCGATTACATCCAGGCCCGCGCCGATCTCGCGCCTCAGGCGCTGGTGCACGACCAACACGCGCACGATCCTTCTCACTCTCCTCGTCGCGCTCACCGCCTCGATCCCACGTCTCTGGAACCTCAATGGTCACAGCCTCGCGCCAGACGAGCTTGAGTGGAGAGACGGCGGTACGCGGCTGATTACCGGGCTGCGCGCGCGTGAGTTTAAGATGGCAACCGAGCACCTGTATTATCCAGGGGTCATACCGTCGGCGCTCATCGGCGCGTCGTATGTCTATTTGGGGAAGGAGACCTCGCCGCTCTCAGCCGATCTCATCCACCCGATTGTCGCGTTGCGGCTCCCTATTGCCCTCCTCGGCATCGCGACCTGTATCGCCGTCTACCTGATCGGGCGAATTGCCTTCGGGGGAGCGGTATCGTTCTGGGCCGCCGTTTTTCTCGCGCTTCTCCCGGAGCACATTGCCATTTCCCGCATTGCGCACGTTGACTGCGCCCTCACGCTCTTCTTCACGCTCGCCGTGCTGTGTTACCTGGTCTACGCTCATTCCCTGCGCCTCAAATGGAAGGTTGCGTCAGCGGTCTTTTTCGGGTGCGCCCTGCTCACCAAAAGCACTGCCATGCTGATCCCATTAATCTTGCTTGCGTGGAAGACATGCGTCTGCGTCTATGATCGGCGGGGGAGGCTGCGTTTCTGGGAGGCGAGCGATCTCGGCTGGCTCGGCGTCGGACTGGTGATCTATTTCTCGCTCTACACGAGGCTGTGGCATGAGCCGCACGAGCTCATATGGATCAAGTTTGTGCGCCGTCTCCCGCCGGCGGGGGTTCTGATCGCAGTGGTCAACTGGGTTTCCCGTTTCCCCTGGGCGCAGGGAGGGGGCGCGCTCCTGTGCGTGTACATACTTATCACCGCCGCCGGGAGGGCGATGCGCGGCGGGCCACCATCGCCCCGGAAGGCGGCCCATCCCGTGTGCGTGGGCATACTCCTGACCATCGTCTGTCTGGGATTCGTTCAGGTATTCCGGAAACCCATGGTGAATGCCCTCCTGTTCATCTCCACCACGTATCACTTCGGGGATGCGGGACATCTGAAATACTGGATGGGCAACGTGGTGCTCAGTCCTCCCCGCTGGTTCTACCTCTTCATGCTCCTCATCTGCACGCCGCCGCTCGTGCTCGTCCTTCTGATCTGCGGGATTGTCAGGGGATGCGCCGTGCTGTGGAAAAGGGGAGACGGCTGGAGCGCCCACCTCCTGAGCCTCCTGGTGTCTCTCCTTTTCATTGCGGCGATGAGCTCGAGCCACAAGATGGCGATCCGGTATAGCGCCCCGACGTACCCGTTCATCTGCCTGCTCTCGGCGCTCGGGCTCACCGGGATAATCAATGCAATCGCGGGCAGCCGTCGCGCGTGGCGTCCGACGCTGCACGCGCTCGCGGGGGTCATCATTGTCACTTCCTGCGGGATACCCCTTGCCAGAGTTGCGCCGTACTATGACATATACTGCAACATTTGCATCGGCGGGCTGGCGGGTGCCTCCCGTTGCATCTCAATCGGGCACGGTCTGGGAACGAGAGAAGCGGTCGAGTACCTTAAATCCCGTGTGAAGAGCGGGGATTCTATCTATGTCGTCGGGCTTCATGGAGAGTTCCGCTACTACTGGGATCATGAGGGTCCGGGGCCGGCGTGCGGGGTCCGCATCAACCAGACGAGTCCTCCCCATGTCGATTGGCTGGTCATTCCCCTCGGGCACAGGATGAGAGGCCTGGCGGATGAAGAGCTCCGTCTCACGCCTCGTCGAACAAAGGTTCATGCAGTGACGAAGTGCGGCATCGATTTTCTTGACATTTATCGTGTGGAGGGCATGCCCGCGGGGGAATCAAATCTGTGA